From Thermus oshimai DSM 12092, the proteins below share one genomic window:
- the secE gene encoding preprotein translocase subunit SecE, with amino-acid sequence MFARIVRYFQEARAELARVTWPTREQIVEGTQAVLLFAAAMMVILGLYDLVFRFLIGLLR; translated from the coding sequence ATGTTCGCCCGTATCGTCCGCTACTTCCAGGAGGCCCGCGCGGAGCTCGCCCGGGTCACCTGGCCCACCCGGGAGCAGATCGTGGAGGGGACCCAGGCGGTGCTGCTCTTCGCCGCGGCCATGATGGTGATCCTGGGCCTTTACGATCTGGTCTTCCGCTTCCTGATAGGGCTTTTGCGATGA